The DNA window CCCGCCAGCCCGATGTGAAAATCCCGCGCAAGGTGACCAAGGGCGGTTCGCATCTCTGCGCGCCAAACTACTGCCGGCGCTATCGTCCCGCAGCGCGCATGGCACAGCCGGTCGACACGTCGATTTCACATCTTGGTTTTCGCTGCATCGTCCGTCTCAATGGGGGTGGCGACCCGTGATCCTGGGACAATGGCTGAACCAGCTGGCTGAAGTCAGCGCCCCGATCATCGATCTTCTGGCCTTGGTCCTGATCCTTGCAGGGACGCTCGAGGCCTTCGTAAACGGCATAAGAGTGATGCTTAGCCACCCGGACGGCCACTACGCTATCCGCGCGGTGTGGATGCGTCATGCAAGATGGCTGATCGCCGGC is part of the Mesorhizobium loti genome and encodes:
- a CDS encoding DUF1622 domain-containing protein, translating into MILGQWLNQLAEVSAPIIDLLALVLILAGTLEAFVNGIRVMLSHPDGHYAIRAVWMRHARWLIAGLTFQLAADIIETSVAPSWDDVGRLAAIAVIRTFLNFFLERDQREARELQQESEARKMATS